The following are encoded in a window of Candidatus Hydrogenedentota bacterium genomic DNA:
- a CDS encoding site-specific DNA-methyltransferase: protein MPRLTEQEQQEIIRFIEADRPLPDKYRFLLFEDKREVELVWNGKTNEVCNVVLPFQTIEQVDEPRAEKSGDTALQMDMFLTDERGRQLKGWTNKLIWGDNKLILSSLKNGPLREEIERQGGLKLIYIDPPFDVGADFSMDIEIGGDTFTKRPNILEEIAYRDTWGKGADSFIAMIYERLVLMRDLLAEDGSIYVHCDWRVNCYIRQIIDEVFGRKGFQNGICWKSSPGHS from the coding sequence ATGCCGCGATTGACCGAGCAGGAACAGCAGGAAATCATCCGCTTCATCGAGGCGGACAGGCCCCTGCCGGACAAGTACCGCTTTCTCCTTTTCGAGGACAAGCGCGAGGTCGAGCTGGTCTGGAACGGCAAGACCAACGAAGTCTGCAATGTTGTCCTTCCTTTTCAGACCATCGAGCAGGTGGACGAGCCGCGCGCGGAGAAGTCTGGGGACACCGCGCTGCAGATGGACATGTTCCTGACCGACGAACGCGGCCGGCAGCTCAAGGGGTGGACCAACAAGCTCATCTGGGGCGACAACAAGCTCATCCTATCCAGCCTCAAGAACGGCCCCCTGCGCGAGGAGATAGAACGGCAGGGCGGCCTCAAGCTCATCTACATTGACCCGCCCTTCGATGTAGGCGCGGATTTCAGCATGGACATTGAAATAGGCGGCGACACGTTCACCAAGCGCCCCAATATCCTCGAAGAAATCGCCTACCGAGACACTTGGGGCAAAGGGGCCGACTCGTTTATCGCGATGATCTACGAACGGTTGGTATTGATGAGGGATTTGCTGGCAGAGGATGGAAGTATCTATGTGCATTGCGATTGGCGGGTGAATTGTTACATACGCCAGATTATTGATGAGGTATTTGGTCGAAAGGGCTTCCAAAACGGAATCTGCTGGAAATCATCGCCCGGCCATAGC
- a CDS encoding MoxR family ATPase, which translates to MTVNVEAVRRSVEQHMPHINRLRESVSQIIVGQRYMVERLLAGMLANGHVLIEGVPGLAKTTAVNALAQAMDCAFRRIQFTPDLLPADLIGTMVYTPKTGDFVIKKGPIFGNIILADEINRAPAKVQSALLEAMQERQVTIGEETFPLGAPFMVLATQNPIEQEGTYPLPEAQMDRFMLKLKVGYPSRGEEREIMDRVDLLHPASVTPVITRGQILEAREIVNQIYVDDKAKNYIVDLVCATRDPNAFGLQMGHLIEYGASPRATIYLQQAARALAFLQGEGNVFPNDVKQVAMDVLRHRIKPTYEAEAENVTAEDIIRKILDTVPVP; encoded by the coding sequence ATGACTGTGAACGTGGAAGCCGTGCGCCGCAGTGTGGAGCAGCACATGCCGCACATTAACCGCCTCCGGGAATCCGTCTCCCAGATCATCGTGGGCCAGCGCTACATGGTGGAGCGTCTGCTGGCGGGCATGCTGGCCAACGGCCATGTCCTGATCGAGGGCGTGCCGGGCCTGGCAAAGACCACGGCGGTGAACGCCCTGGCCCAGGCCATGGACTGCGCCTTCAGGCGCATCCAGTTCACGCCGGACCTGCTCCCGGCCGACCTCATCGGCACCATGGTCTACACGCCGAAAACGGGCGACTTTGTCATCAAGAAGGGCCCCATTTTCGGCAACATCATCCTGGCGGACGAGATCAACCGGGCGCCCGCCAAGGTGCAGAGCGCCCTCCTCGAGGCGATGCAGGAACGGCAGGTGACCATCGGCGAGGAGACCTTTCCCCTGGGCGCGCCGTTCATGGTGCTGGCCACGCAGAACCCCATCGAGCAGGAGGGCACCTATCCGCTGCCCGAGGCCCAGATGGACCGGTTCATGCTCAAATTGAAAGTGGGCTACCCCAGCCGGGGCGAGGAGCGCGAAATCATGGACCGGGTGGACCTGCTGCACCCGGCTTCGGTCACCCCGGTCATCACGCGGGGACAGATTCTTGAGGCCCGCGAGATTGTGAACCAGATTTATGTGGACGACAAGGCAAAGAACTACATTGTGGACCTGGTCTGCGCCACCCGCGACCCGAACGCCTTCGGACTCCAGATGGGCCACCTCATCGAGTACGGCGCGTCGCCCCGCGCCACCATTTACCTCCAGCAGGCGGCCCGCGCCCTGGCCTTCCTGCAGGGCGAGGGGAACGTGTTCCCCAACGACGTGAAACAGGTGGCCATGGACGTGCTCCGGCACCGCATCAAGCCCACCTACGAGGCCGAGGCGGAGAACGTCACCGCCGAGGACATTATCCGGAAGATTCTTGACACGGTTCCCGTGCCTTAA